The following nucleotide sequence is from uncultured Draconibacterium sp..
ATATAATTTTGTAGTCACTTGTTAAACGCATAAAGAATAAAAAACCCCTGCTTCAGTTCTACAATTTACCCATTTTTTTTCCTTCAAGAATCAAACTCCATTATTTCATTCAGTCAAAATCTGAAAACATTTTATAGATTTGTGAGTTCTAGCTAGCAGCGACAGATGAATAACGAGAAACTAATTAATCGATTTATTGATGGCGATAAAACGGCCATTAACGATTTGTATGCCGAATATAGCCCGAGGTTGTATCGCTTTGCCATAGCCTACCTAAAATCGGAATCAGAAGTTCTCGACATCGTTCAGGAAGTATTTGTTAATGTTTGGATAAACAGAAACAAACTAAAAAAAGACTCAAATCTTGACGCCTACTTATTTACTGTGGCCAAAAACACCTTAGTTTCTGTTTTTCGCAAGAAGCTTTCGGAAAAAGACTATTTGGAACATCTGAGAAACAAATCAATAACCAATAGTATCGATACTGAATCGCAGTTTAACTACAACCAGTTATCCGACAAGCTCAGTGACCTGGTAGAACAACTACCTCCACAACGAAAAAAAATATATCAGCTTAGCAAAGAACGTGGTTTAGCGAATAAAACAATTGCAACAGAGCTGGGTATTTCAGTAAAAACAGTTGAAGACCATTTAAGCAAAGCCAGCAAATTCATAAAAAAGAATTTAACCGAATACGGTTTCATTGCCTTGCTTTTTATCGACCTGTTTGTCAACTCCAAATAACAGCTCCGGCGGTATCCGCTATTTCATTTTTAACGCGTTTATCAATAGATACACAAATAACAATAACACGACAAGCATCGCCCCGGTTTGTCCGGCATTATCAGAAACGAATCCCATAATTGGCGGAACTATTGCACCTCCGGCTACTCCCATTATCAGCAAACCCGAAACTTCGTTAGCATACTCCGGCTTTCGACGCAATGCGGCCGAAAAAACAATGGAAAACACATTGGCAACTGCCAGGCCGGAACAAAATATCATTATATACATCAGAGAAACCGGACCGGGAACAACAACCATAACCACCAGTGCTACAATTCCTAAAATGGCACTCCCGATGTAAAATAGCCGACCAGAATATTTCATTAACAAAATTGCGCCGATAAAAGTACCGATGGTACGGGCTGCAAAATATAAGCTTGTTGCCAATCCTGCTTTCTCCAACGGCATAACGGTTCGTTCCATCAGAAACTTAGGAAAAGTAACATTTAACCCAACATCGATGCCCACTAACACTACAATTGCAAAAAAGAAACTCAGCATAACCTTATCTTTCAACAACTTAAAGCTTGCTGCAAAACCGGCTGTTTCGCTGGTTGACTGTTCTTTTTGAATCGGAGCCAATAAAAGCCATAAACCCGATAACAAGGTAACTGAAGCAAAAAACGGGAATATAAGTTTCCAGTTTCCGAACATGCCGGATGCCACGCCAGCAACAATAGGCCCGATAAACGAAGCAATAGCTTTTACAAACTGGCCAAGTGTAAGGCTACTGGTTAATTTCTCGCCGCTAACCACATTGGTTAGCAAGGGATTTAATGCAACCTGCAAAATTGTGTTTCCGATGCCGAGCAAGGCAAAGGCAATTAACACCATGGTATAACTGTAGGTTGCCAATGGCACCAGCAAAGCCAGCAGTGTAACAACAATACTTAGTAATACGGTATTTTTTCGTCCAAGCTTGTTCATCAACACTCCTGTTGGTAC
It contains:
- a CDS encoding RNA polymerase sigma-70 factor; protein product: MNNEKLINRFIDGDKTAINDLYAEYSPRLYRFAIAYLKSESEVLDIVQEVFVNVWINRNKLKKDSNLDAYLFTVAKNTLVSVFRKKLSEKDYLEHLRNKSITNSIDTESQFNYNQLSDKLSDLVEQLPPQRKKIYQLSKERGLANKTIATELGISVKTVEDHLSKASKFIKKNLTEYGFIALLFIDLFVNSK
- a CDS encoding MFS transporter, with translation MSKKSNLAVLPVLFSFFIMGFADVVGISSSYVKQDFGLSDSMANLLPMMVFLWFAVFSVPTGVLMNKLGRKNTVLLSIVVTLLALLVPLATYSYTMVLIAFALLGIGNTILQVALNPLLTNVVSGEKLTSSLTLGQFVKAIASFIGPIVAGVASGMFGNWKLIFPFFASVTLLSGLWLLLAPIQKEQSTSETAGFAASFKLLKDKVMLSFFFAIVVLVGIDVGLNVTFPKFLMERTVMPLEKAGLATSLYFAARTIGTFIGAILLMKYSGRLFYIGSAILGIVALVVMVVVPGPVSLMYIMIFCSGLAVANVFSIVFSAALRRKPEYANEVSGLLIMGVAGGAIVPPIMGFVSDNAGQTGAMLVVLLLFVYLLINALKMK